The proteins below come from a single Alnus glutinosa chromosome 9, dhAlnGlut1.1, whole genome shotgun sequence genomic window:
- the LOC133877737 gene encoding uncharacterized protein LOC133877737, translating into MCVDQGDIDQCNLKMAYKLFKRKNFCVIDYNIDKNGWMSVPQFGGWDHKAPGATDYSMVFSRARANRKQHKTDLSDFKRASLGHETELINGAQHQDDSIMRKKKILTYINCCIKP; encoded by the exons ATGTGCGTTGACCAAGGGGATATTGACCAATGCAATCTCAAGATGGCATATAAGCTGTTTAAGAGGAAGAATTTCTGTGTGATTGACTACAATATCGAT AAAAATGGTTGGATGTCCGTTCCTCAATTTGGAGGGTGGGATCATAAGGCTCCAGGAGCTACAGACTATTCCATGGTATTTTCTCGAGCTCGAGCTAATAGGAAGCAGCACAAAACAGATTTGAGTGACTTCAAGCGAGCCAGCCTCGGGCATGAAACGGAGTTAATCAATGGCGCTCAGCATCAAGATGATTCGATTATG aggaaaaagaagattcTGACCTACATCAATTGCTGTATTAAGCCTTGA
- the LOC133878476 gene encoding splicing factor 3B subunit 6-like protein → MATISLRKANTRLPPEVNRVLYVRNLPFNISSEEMYDIFGKYGAIRQIRVGTSKDTRGTAFVVYEDIYDAKTAVDHLSGFNVANRYLIVLYYQQAKMSKKFDHKKKEDEITKLQEKYGLSKDK, encoded by the coding sequence ATGGCGACAATCAGCCTGCGTAAGGCGAACACGCGGCTTCCGCCGGAGGTGAACCGCGTGCTGTACGTGCGGAACCTGCCGTTCAACATATCGAGCGAGGAGATGTACGACATCTTTGGGAAGTACGGGGCGATACGGCAGATCCGGGTGGGGACGAGCAAGGACACGCGAGGCACGGCCTTCGTGGTCTACGAGGACATCTACGACGCCAAGACCGCCGTAGACCACCTCTCCGGCTTCAACGTGGCCAACCGCTACCTCATCGTGCTCTACTACCAGCAGGCCAAGATGAGCAAGAAGTTCGACCACAAGAAAAAGGAGGACGAGATCACCAAGCTCCAGGAGAAGTACGGCCTCTCCAAAGATAAGTAG